From a single Gadus morhua chromosome 3, gadMor3.0, whole genome shotgun sequence genomic region:
- the dgke gene encoding diacylglycerol kinase epsilon: MSNMDGDEVQDDRGSREEWTLLFWTSLAVIIPVVITLWCSTQRSKRKIHTKEFFRKSKHGWHYTDLFHKPTYCCVCSQHILNGAFCDCCGVCADEQCLRRADRSLVCKEIMAPPRSNGTSEHHWVRGNVPLASYCLVCELQCGTQPKLCDFRCIWCQSTVHDDCIPSMTDRGRCDLGEFRSLIIPHHYLYNVNKLRRRHPEDYSKLGSSCGRGWTPVLVLANTRSGNNMGDDLLKQFRILLNPVQVFDLSKLAPSKALQLCTLLPPGSVRVLVCGGDGTVGWVLDAIDAMKLKGQDPFIPQVTILPLGTGNDLSNTLGWGSGYAGEIAVEQVLRNILDAEVVKMDRWKVQVASKGLYFRKPKVLSMNNYFSVGPDALMALNFHTHREKTPSFFSSRILNKVVYFLYGTKDCLVQECKDLDKRIELELDGERVRLPSLEGVIVCNIGYWGGGCRLWEGMGDEPCPPTRLDDGLLEVVGVFGSFHCAQIQVKMANPVRLGQAHTVRLVLKSSRMPMQVDGEPWAQGPCTITITHKTQVHMLYHGGEQTDDDDDDDDADTSASETESPGPHDSPRPRGARL; the protein is encoded by the exons ATGTCGAACATGGATGGAGACGAGGTGCAGGATGACCGCGGGTCGCGGGAGGAGTGGACGCTGCTCTTCTGGACGTCCCTCGCGGTCATCATACCCGTGGTGATCACGTTGTGGTGCAGCACTCAGCGCTCCAAGCGGAAAATACACACCAAAGAGTTCTTCCGCAAGAGCAAGCACGGCTGGCACTACACGGATCTCTTCCACAAGCCAACCTACTGCTGCGTCTGCTCCCAGCACATCCTGAACGGAGCCTTCTGCGACTGCTGCGGGGTGTGCGCCGACGAGCAGTGTCTGCGCCGGGCGGACCGAAGTCTGGTGTGCAAGGAGATCATGGCCCCCCCTCGGTCAAACGGAACGTCGGAGCATCACTGGGTCCGAGGCAACGTCCCCCTGGCCAGCTACTGCTTAGTGTGCGAGCTGCAATGCGGGACCCAGCCTAAGCTGTGCGACTTCAG GTGCATCTGGTGCCAGTCCACGGTGCACGACGACTGCATCCCCAGCATGACGGACCGCGGCCGCTGTGACCTGGGCGAGTTCCGCAGCCTCATCATCCCCCACCACTACCTGTACAACGTCAACAAGCTCCGCCGGAGACACCCCGAGGACTACAGCAAG ctgggCTCCTCCTGCGGTCGGGGATGGACCCCCGTTCTGGTGCTGGCCAACACGCGCAGCGGGAACAACATGGGGGACGACCTGCTGAAGCAGTTCAGGATCCTGCTCAACCCTGTCCAG gtgttTGACCTGTCCAAGCTGGCCCCCTCCAAGGCCCTCCAGCTCTGCACCCTGCTGCCTCCCGGCAGTGTGCGGGTGCTGGTCTGCGGGGGCGACGGCACCGTGGGCTGGGTGCTGGACGCCATCGACGCCATGAAGCTCAAG GGCCAGGACCCCTTCATCCCTCAGGTCACCATCTTGCCCCTGGGCACTGGGAACGACCTGTCCAACACCTTGGGCTGGGGGTCGGGCTACGCAGGAGAGATCGCCGTGGAGCAGGTGCTGCGCAACATCCTGGACGCCGAGGTGGTCAAGATGGACAG GTGGAAGGTTCAGGTAGCCTCCAAAGGCCTCTACTTCCGGAAACCAAAG GTGTTGTCCATGAATAACTACTTCTCAGTGGGCCCGGACGCTCTGATGGCCCTCAACTTCCACACGCACCGGGAGAAGactccctccttcttctccagcCGCATCCTCAACAAG GTTGTGTATTTCCTCTATGGAACCAAAGATTGTTTAGTTCAGGAATGTAAGGACCTGGATAAGCGGATTGAG CTGGAGCTGGACGGAGAGAGGGTCCGGCTGCCCAGCCTGGAGGGCGTCATCGTCTGTAACATCGGCTACTGGGGCGGGGGCTGCAGGCTCTGGGAAGGCATGGGGGACGAGCCCTGCCCCCCCACACG gcTGGACGACGGCCTTCTGGAGGTGGTGGGAGTGTTCGGTTCCTTCCACTGCGCCCAGATCCAGGTCAAAATGGCCAATCCGGTGCGGTTGGGCCAGGCACACACTGTGCGG ctggtgctgAAGAGCTCCAGGATGCCCATGCAGGTGGACGGGGAGCCGTGGGCCCAGGGCCCCTGCACCATCACTATCACCCACAAGACCCAGGTCCACATGCTGTACCACGGCGGGGAGCAGacggacgacgacgacgacgacgacgatgcCGACACCAGCGCCTCGGAGACCGAGAGCCCCGGCCCCCACGACTCCCCCAggccccggggggcccggcTCTGA